In the genome of Augochlora pura isolate Apur16 chromosome 8, APUR_v2.2.1, whole genome shotgun sequence, one region contains:
- the LOC144474554 gene encoding cytochrome b5 reductase 4 isoform X4 has product MDWIRLTNSGVDLTGVGGVARVVSLSELANHNKQNDAWIAIRGVVFNVTRYMDFHPGGIQELMMGVGKDATKLFENVHAWVNYQSILKKCVVGRLSRGSISGPSSSSPENTSPGTSDCATAALDLIKSCTTGSNSQETVPENSPANAKMDWRQTLDAITLFYQTVKDYPSVYYQVRRISDSKLVFKLSFEKDVVTHELELAAAVEWPPVCNRNFETTEVDFTFTKKRKELWRTQGSHTIWRERITSNRTYKEYEVVSNTPLSKLVHLLVLRAKDSLELVPIGKHIQARMNVMGVEITRSYTPVPPCLHPDDMAPSYESDCVCLMIKKYENGALSPSITGLQAGQTLVLSNALGAFVVESFDRYSVIHMLAGGTGLTAMLGIIQRALARRTVKTINLLNFNKDEDNMFYVEQLEKASTNTKLTVTHILSQADSNWTGTRGVVSDDLLKQMVGQQNPEACIFTCGPRGFIQAASKSIQNLGWKPYQTYNFDD; this is encoded by the exons GAGTCGTGTTCAACGTGACACGTTACATGGACTTCCATCCAGGAGGGATCCAAGAATTGATGATGGGCGTGGGCAAAGACGCGACGAAACTGTTTGAAAAC GTTCACGCTTGGGTCAACTACCAGAGCATCCTTAAGAAATGCGTGGTTGGAAGATTGAGCCGTGGATCCATTAGCGGTCCATCATCGTCATCTCCAGAAAACACATCCCCAGGAACGTCGGATTGCGCCACTGCTGCCCTGGACTTAATTAAAAGTTGTACGA CAGGTAGTAACAGTCAAGAAACAGTCCCTGAAAACAGTCCTGCGAACGCCAAAATGGACTGGAGACAGACCTTGGATGCGATTACACTGTTCTATCAGACAGTGAAGGATTATCCTAGTGTTTATTATCAAGTGAGGAGAATAAGCGACTCGAAGCTGGTCTTCAAGCTGTCCTTCGAGAAGGACGTGGTTACGCATGAGTTAGAACTTGCAGCCGCGGTAGAATGGCCGCCGGTTTGCAATAGGAACTTCGAGACCACCGAG GTGGATTTCACGTTtacgaagaagaggaaggagtTGTGGAGGACACAGGGTAGTCACACAATATGGCGGGAGCGAATCACTAGCAACCGGACGTATAAAGAATACGAAGTAGTCTCTAATACACCACTTTCCAAGTTAGTCCACTTGTTAGTCCTGCGAGCGAAGGACTCGTTGGAACTAGTGCCCATTGGAAAACACATACAGGCCAGGATGAACGTGATGG GGGTAGAAATAACACGATCGTACACCCCCGTCCCACCGTGCCTTCACCCTGACGACATGGCGCCGAGTTACGAGTCTGACTGCGTGTGTCTGATGATCAAGAAATACGAGAACGGCGCGCTGAGTCCGTCCATAACCGGCCTACAAGCCGGTCAGACCCTTGTGCTAAGCAATGCTTTAGGTGCCTTTGTAGTTGAATCGTTTGATCGTTATTCTGTCATTCACATGCTAGCTGGCGGCACGGGACTGACCGCTATGCTTGGGATTATTCAGCGGGCTTTGGCTAGGCGTACTgt gAAAACTATCAATCTCCTCAACTTCAACAAAGATGAGGACAACATGTTCTATGTGGAGCAGCTAGAAAAAGCTAGCACGAATACGAA GTTGACAGTGACGCATATTCTTTCACAAGCGGATAGTAATTGGACGGGCACACGTGGCGTTGTGTCAGACGACTTACTGAAGCAGATGGTTGGACAACAAAATCCTGAAGCGTGTATCTTCACGTGTGGTCCACGTGGATTCATTCAGGCAGCGAGCAA ATCCATACAGAACCTTGGCTGGAAACCTTATCAAACGTATAATTTCGATGACTAG